Proteins encoded in a region of the Streptomyces sp. NBC_01471 genome:
- a CDS encoding phosphotransferase — MIGAVPAVVARAALALAGVPAHAACRLSARSRTAVYRVGLADGRSVVIKLYAATARRNATTESAAIRAVSGHVPVPAVNGYGHVPGHEATALITSDLGPLTLGSAMRCGRVSDERALKDLAGLLGRLHRAPVQPWASRRPFYEQVASLGRRCPPSSLDRLGPALAAIADASDSALVWCHGDLHGDNVVLAGPRAVRHLVDFTDAAVGPRESDIAQTLVMMDALSPLRVRTVTHAYPLALDQHLLAAWAVFHTMRCWAHSSPGDDGVLWERRLDDLNRRAPHLFRTRRPERTRR, encoded by the coding sequence GTGATCGGGGCGGTCCCGGCCGTCGTCGCGCGCGCTGCCCTCGCCCTGGCCGGTGTTCCGGCCCACGCCGCATGCCGCCTGTCCGCCCGCTCGCGCACGGCCGTGTACCGGGTGGGCCTGGCGGACGGGAGGAGCGTGGTGATCAAGCTGTACGCGGCCACCGCCCGCCGGAACGCGACCACGGAGAGCGCTGCGATCCGAGCGGTGTCCGGCCACGTACCCGTACCGGCTGTCAACGGATACGGGCACGTCCCCGGTCACGAGGCGACCGCCCTCATCACCTCCGATCTCGGTCCGCTGACACTCGGCAGCGCCATGCGCTGCGGCCGGGTTTCCGACGAGCGGGCCCTGAAGGACCTGGCCGGTCTGCTCGGGCGCCTGCACCGAGCACCCGTCCAGCCGTGGGCGTCACGTCGGCCGTTCTACGAGCAGGTCGCCTCGCTCGGACGTCGTTGCCCGCCCAGCAGCCTGGATCGCCTCGGGCCCGCCCTGGCCGCTATCGCCGATGCCTCAGACTCGGCGCTCGTGTGGTGCCACGGTGACCTGCACGGTGACAACGTCGTGCTCGCCGGCCCCCGCGCTGTCCGCCACCTGGTCGACTTCACCGATGCCGCAGTCGGTCCCCGCGAGTCCGACATCGCCCAGACCCTGGTCATGATGGATGCCCTGTCGCCGCTCCGGGTCCGCACGGTCACCCATGCCTACCCTCTCGCCCTCGACCAGCACTTGCTGGCCGCATGGGCCGTCTTCCACACCATGCGCTGCTGGGCGCACTCATCCCCGGGTGACGACGGCGTCCTGTGGGAACGCCGCCTGGACGACCTGAACCGACGCGCCCCGCACCTCTTCCGCACCCGCCGCCCGGAAAGGACGCGCCGATGA
- a CDS encoding glycosyltransferase, producing MTTPALSVVIPAYNEAAYLPRYLPSVLASLIRWEEATGHKGEVILVDNASTDATADMAASFGVRVVTEDVRNIGRVRNTGATAARGDRLFFTDADVALPLEAVTAAAAAMDAGAVGGAIPPLYTPERLGARLLCAYWDHYRTRRGGAQGVNQFCTADAFHRLGGYRDDLFMSEDVEFFARLVSHGQVTGRPVTILDELRVRPSTRRYDQWSSLRMLWWQNPLTARLRLRSPRRWRHWYETTVR from the coding sequence ATGACCACCCCTGCTCTGTCGGTAGTGATCCCTGCCTACAACGAAGCCGCCTACTTACCCCGTTACCTGCCCTCCGTCCTCGCATCTCTCATCCGCTGGGAGGAGGCCACCGGTCACAAGGGAGAGGTGATCCTCGTCGACAACGCCAGCACCGACGCCACCGCCGACATGGCAGCCTCCTTCGGCGTCCGCGTCGTGACCGAGGACGTCCGCAACATCGGCCGGGTCCGCAACACCGGAGCGACCGCAGCCCGCGGCGATCGGCTGTTCTTCACCGACGCCGACGTGGCACTTCCTCTGGAGGCGGTCACCGCAGCCGCTGCGGCCATGGACGCCGGAGCCGTCGGCGGCGCCATCCCTCCGCTCTACACGCCCGAACGCCTTGGCGCCCGCCTGCTGTGCGCCTACTGGGACCACTACCGCACCCGGCGCGGGGGCGCCCAGGGCGTCAACCAGTTCTGCACAGCCGACGCCTTCCACCGCCTCGGCGGATACCGGGACGACCTGTTCATGAGCGAGGACGTGGAGTTCTTCGCCCGTCTCGTCTCCCACGGACAGGTCACCGGCAGACCCGTGACGATCCTCGACGAACTGCGGGTACGCCCGTCGACGCGCCGCTACGACCAGTGGTCGAGCCTGCGGATGCTCTGGTGGCAGAACCCGTTGACCGCCCGTCTGCGTCTGCGGTCGCCCCGTAGATGGCGCCACTGGTACGAGACCACCGTGCGATGA
- a CDS encoding helix-turn-helix domain-containing protein produces the protein MQWSEYTTSERMKALRGGMTQEQLAEAAAVSVGVVRKLERGGTASLPSLLSIADALGTDIAVLLGQQAPRRSMDRDERAALRLVSAATHDAAIGIPADVEPGTAEELRAVVRRADAAYWAGRYTELGTLLGQLLPEARARFDVTGPAEREAAAGILIDTFQTAGMAANVLGSRDLAYAALTYGRQIAVQAGDDLRDAHLAATTAWVNLRDGRTKQGFLLAAAQADRIEPKMSEHDPDRLSVYGQLVTNAAVAASRGGAGADSAREYLSQAHAVAARIGKECARGFHAQPYGPMYAATQAMSIAVALGDTAGALRLMDTVRLDDNVPLATRARYGLDVALTQVESRRWDAAADTLQAVCTMAPGWVRHQMLPGVIISRLAGVSVHRLRGLADSAGVPLGVR, from the coding sequence ATGCAGTGGTCGGAATACACCACCTCTGAGCGCATGAAGGCGCTCCGCGGTGGCATGACGCAGGAGCAGTTGGCAGAAGCCGCCGCTGTTTCCGTCGGCGTGGTCCGCAAGCTCGAACGCGGTGGGACCGCTTCCCTCCCGTCCCTGCTCTCGATCGCCGACGCACTCGGCACGGACATCGCCGTGCTCCTCGGCCAGCAGGCGCCACGGCGGTCCATGGACCGCGACGAGCGGGCCGCCTTGCGCCTGGTCTCCGCAGCCACCCATGACGCCGCTATTGGCATCCCCGCCGATGTCGAGCCCGGCACCGCCGAAGAACTCCGTGCCGTCGTCCGCCGTGCGGACGCCGCTTACTGGGCAGGCCGGTACACCGAACTCGGCACCCTCCTGGGGCAACTTCTCCCCGAGGCGCGAGCCAGGTTCGACGTGACCGGCCCCGCCGAGCGGGAGGCCGCCGCCGGCATCCTGATCGACACCTTCCAGACCGCGGGCATGGCCGCCAACGTGCTCGGTTCCCGCGATCTCGCGTACGCGGCACTTACGTACGGCCGCCAGATCGCCGTGCAAGCCGGTGACGATCTGCGTGACGCCCACCTCGCAGCCACAACTGCGTGGGTCAACCTTAGAGACGGCCGTACGAAGCAAGGGTTCCTCCTCGCCGCAGCCCAGGCCGACCGGATCGAGCCCAAGATGAGCGAGCACGATCCGGACCGGCTGAGCGTGTACGGGCAGCTCGTCACCAACGCTGCCGTCGCCGCGTCCCGAGGCGGTGCCGGTGCGGACAGTGCCCGCGAGTACCTCTCCCAGGCTCATGCCGTCGCCGCCCGCATCGGTAAGGAATGTGCCCGTGGCTTCCACGCCCAGCCGTACGGGCCGATGTACGCCGCTACGCAGGCCATGAGCATCGCCGTGGCGCTCGGCGACACCGCAGGAGCGCTGCGGCTGATGGACACCGTTCGCCTGGACGACAACGTCCCCCTGGCCACCCGGGCACGCTACGGCCTGGACGTCGCCCTCACCCAGGTTGAATCCCGGCGCTGGGACGCCGCCGCCGACACCCTCCAGGCCGTCTGCACGATGGCCCCGGGGTGGGTGCGCCACCAGATGCTCCCCGGCGTCATCATCAGTCGGCTCGCCGGGGTGTCCGTCCACCGGCTGAGGGGGCTCGCCGACTCGGCAGGTGTTCCTCTCGGCGTGCGCTGA
- a CDS encoding glycosyltransferase, translated as MYAFGLCIDQQYLVPGLAALGGLADSLTPTARRSAAVRVLTLDLTRAQSLLLSDFAKRRGFGSFDIRRCSPLRTSRMADASYITVTTYLRFEFTLAFVRRPYLIYVDADVLVRGDLTGPLGSLGPDETGAVRDEFNPAVGECPALPGAAERWPHLRGRPYFNAGVLWTYTDRMPRIRRGVEHALTHARRHILHNDQDALNLWLLRAGRVRPVPGGFNRFEVGRFLERGNWVRRVVTRSPKPDPAAALVHFVGPLKPWQADCPVTEDVVEYRRHLAGAMRQVRRLGAVGMEPAGVR; from the coding sequence ATGTACGCGTTCGGCCTGTGCATCGACCAGCAATATCTTGTCCCCGGCCTCGCCGCCCTCGGTGGCCTGGCCGACAGTCTCACTCCTACCGCCCGCCGCAGCGCGGCCGTGCGGGTCCTCACTCTCGACCTCACCCGGGCACAGTCCCTGCTCCTCTCCGACTTCGCCAAGCGAAGGGGCTTCGGCTCCTTCGACATCCGTCGCTGCTCACCACTGCGGACCTCACGGATGGCCGACGCCTCCTACATCACCGTCACCACCTATCTGCGCTTCGAGTTCACCCTGGCCTTCGTCCGCCGGCCTTACCTGATCTACGTGGACGCGGACGTTCTCGTACGGGGAGACCTCACCGGCCCGCTGGGCTCCCTCGGGCCGGACGAGACCGGTGCCGTACGCGACGAGTTCAACCCGGCCGTGGGTGAGTGCCCTGCGCTGCCCGGAGCAGCTGAACGCTGGCCCCATCTGCGCGGACGCCCTTACTTCAACGCGGGCGTGCTCTGGACCTACACCGACCGGATGCCCCGCATTCGCCGAGGCGTCGAGCACGCCCTGACCCACGCCCGGCGGCACATCCTCCACAACGACCAGGACGCTCTGAACCTGTGGCTCCTGCGAGCCGGCCGAGTGCGACCGGTGCCCGGCGGATTCAACCGGTTCGAAGTCGGCCGGTTCCTCGAACGTGGGAACTGGGTGCGCCGGGTCGTCACGCGGTCGCCGAAGCCCGATCCGGCCGCCGCCCTCGTGCACTTCGTCGGGCCCCTGAAGCCGTGGCAGGCCGACTGCCCCGTCACGGAGGATGTCGTCGAGTACCGCCGACACCTGGCGGGTGCCATGAGGCAGGTCCGCCGACTGGGCGCTGTCGGCATGGAACCTGCGGGTGTGCGGTGA